In Allocoprobacillus halotolerans, a genomic segment contains:
- a CDS encoding HAD family hydrolase has protein sequence MHTKLIFFDIDGTLLDEKTGTVPDSTIHAIQTAQKNGHLCFINTGRPISTIDSIITDIPFDGYICGCGTYIQYHNQTLFHAQLDDKLKQKVINAIEKYQLDAMLEGSDGVYFSQHLKHPFIQTIQKHYQKLGFHVGDFSHQEIVSFDKLTTWYQPDTQIDAFKQALQNDFHIIQRDVDFLEIVPLPYSKATGIQYLVDHLGYTLKDTISIGDSTNDLPMLTYTHESVAMGNSNPILFDKVSYITTNIDQNGIENALKHFQIIS, from the coding sequence ATGCATACAAAACTTATCTTTTTTGATATAGATGGTACCTTATTAGATGAAAAAACAGGAACTGTACCTGATTCCACAATTCATGCCATTCAAACAGCACAAAAAAATGGACACCTTTGTTTTATCAATACTGGTCGTCCTATTTCTACAATTGATTCTATTATCACAGACATTCCTTTTGATGGATATATATGTGGTTGTGGCACTTATATACAATATCACAACCAAACATTATTTCATGCTCAATTAGATGATAAACTCAAACAAAAAGTTATCAACGCTATTGAAAAATATCAGCTTGATGCAATGTTAGAGGGAAGTGATGGTGTCTATTTTTCTCAACATTTAAAACATCCTTTTATTCAAACTATTCAAAAACATTACCAAAAACTTGGTTTTCATGTTGGCGACTTTTCTCATCAAGAGATTGTTTCTTTTGACAAACTCACAACTTGGTATCAACCTGATACACAAATTGATGCATTTAAACAAGCTTTACAAAACGATTTTCATATCATCCAACGAGATGTTGATTTTTTAGAAATTGTCCCATTGCCCTACTCTAAAGCAACCGGTATTCAATATTTAGTTGACCATCTTGGATATACACTTAAAGATACTATCAGCATTGGTGATTCAACAAATGATTTACCTATGTTAACATATACGCATGAATCTGTCGCTATGGGAAATAGTAACCCTATTTTATTTGATAAAGTATCTTATATCACAACAAATATTGATCAAAATGGTATTGAAAATGCTCTCAAACATTTTCAAATTATATCATAA